The following are encoded together in the Ignisphaera sp. genome:
- a CDS encoding NDP-sugar synthase, with protein sequence MLRKAIFPLGGLGTRLYPLTVETSKAVVRFLNRPLIEFVIVKLASQGITEFYMGVSGYFNYKEVYDYFGEGLKVRLKYGFPDVRIRYQPNEDSVGNADSVRIIMEYYDIREDVLVAQGDLLFDIDVKSFYSMHKSKEAFMTIAVKLLEEDRDIRHFGVADINKDWRLRRFVEKPRSAEEAPSRYVNTGVYILSKDFREFISSPKVTEYRERGMMDFGQHIIPLAIESGLPVYAYELTGYWFDIGTPERYLAAVFYMLRHLSPEELEAKTLIQGVKVQGKSRESQELHKEILKSISMGEIKVDGENLIGRHVKIGKGVSLANSVIDNYAIINNNVTINYSVVMDRCRIDSGATITHSIIGRHVKIGKNVKIENSVIGDDVVIGEGSTLRNVKVWPHKEVPGGVYIENMTIR encoded by the coding sequence ATGCTTAGAAAGGCTATTTTTCCTCTTGGTGGTTTGGGCACCAGGTTGTATCCGTTAACCGTCGAGACTTCGAAAGCTGTTGTTAGGTTTCTTAACAGGCCTTTGATAGAGTTTGTTATTGTTAAGCTTGCTAGTCAGGGTATTACGGAGTTCTACATGGGTGTGAGTGGGTATTTCAACTATAAGGAGGTTTATGATTATTTTGGAGAGGGTTTGAAGGTTAGGCTTAAATATGGTTTTCCCGATGTTAGGATCAGGTATCAGCCTAATGAAGATAGTGTTGGTAATGCTGATAGTGTTAGAATTATCATGGAGTACTACGATATTAGAGAGGATGTTCTTGTTGCTCAAGGGGATCTGCTATTCGATATAGATGTGAAAAGCTTCTATTCTATGCATAAAAGCAAAGAGGCTTTTATGACCATAGCTGTTAAGCTTCTTGAGGAAGACAGGGATATCAGACATTTTGGAGTTGCTGATATCAATAAAGATTGGAGGTTGAGAAGATTTGTTGAGAAACCGAGATCGGCTGAAGAAGCTCCAAGTAGATATGTAAATACAGGTGTATATATATTATCAAAGGACTTCAGAGAATTTATATCATCACCAAAGGTTACAGAGTATAGAGAAAGAGGTATGATGGACTTTGGACAGCATATAATACCACTTGCAATAGAGAGTGGACTACCTGTATACGCATACGAGCTAACAGGGTATTGGTTCGATATAGGAACTCCCGAGAGATATCTAGCAGCGGTTTTCTATATGCTTAGACATCTATCTCCAGAAGAATTAGAGGCAAAGACATTGATACAAGGTGTTAAGGTGCAGGGGAAAAGCAGGGAATCTCAAGAGCTACACAAAGAGATACTCAAAAGTATATCAATGGGGGAGATAAAAGTGGATGGAGAAAACTTAATTGGTCGCCATGTTAAGATAGGAAAAGGTGTTTCACTAGCAAATAGTGTTATAGACAATTACGCTATTATCAATAATAATGTTACAATAAACTATAGTGTTGTAATGGATAGGTGCAGGATAGATTCTGGGGCGACTATTACACATAGTATTATTGGTAGACATGTTAAAATAGGAAAGAACGTAAAGATAGAGAACTCTGTAATAGGAGATGACGTTGTTATAGGTGAGGGATCGACACTTAGAAATGTGAAGGTATGGCCTCATAAAGAAGTTCCAGGTGGTGTATACATCGAAAATATGACGATTAGATAA